One Leptidea sinapis chromosome 38, ilLepSina1.1, whole genome shotgun sequence DNA window includes the following coding sequences:
- the LOC126975847 gene encoding uncharacterized protein LOC126975847, whose product MARILFLMFVLVIVNGHKHHPKFPKLVASEETEQPYKKVACNSSHDRLRNEIIEKSRCGEPKEVFVELKLPGSYLQVMPSSVWVKRCVGLCDYDGPGSQCVAIRNSTKPIPVRIFNLKTNKESCSTIDVEEHEACGCCTQNCPSPKVFNPRKCTCQCPNLEERRNCLKKRNSNMRWNRSKCSCEPKRRTLW is encoded by the exons ATGGCTAGAATATTGTTCTTAATGTTTGTTTTGGTGATCGTGAACGGACACAAGCATCACCCAAAGTTTCCAAAGTTAGTTGCTTCTGAAGAAACCGAACAGCCTTATAAGAAAG TGGCCTGCAACAGCTCCCACGACCGACTGAGGAACGAGATCATTGAGAAGTCCAGGTGTGGAGAACCTAAGGAAGTTTTTGTAGAGCTGAAACTGCCAGGATCCTATCTACAG GTGATGCCAAGCTCTGTATGGGTGAAGCGCTGTGTGGGACTGTGTGACTACGACGGGCCAGGCTCCCAGTGTGTGGCCATCAGGAACTCCACTAAACCAATACCG GTTCGGATTTTTAATCTGAAGACCAACAAGGAGTCTTGCTCGACCATCGACGTAGAGGAACACGAAGCATGCGGTTGCTGCACTCAGAACTGTCCATCCCCGAAAGTGTTCAACCCTCGTAAGTGCACCTGCCAATGTCCAAACCTGGAAGAGAGACGAAACTGTCTCAAAAAG CGCAATTCGAATATGAGGTGGAATCGGTCTAAATGTTCTTGTGAGCCTAAAAGGAGAACGTTATGGTGA